The Chitinophagales bacterium genome includes a region encoding these proteins:
- a CDS encoding DUF2490 domain-containing protein — protein sequence MLPISVLAQKEKEHQSVLFFRWTNSISLPQKLELNSEIDTRFFVSPIVHHQQTQVLRLLLNRKLNNNWKVGIAFAHFLNSASTPAESKTQLVPEFRWQLEIANKQTIKDWLSLAHRYRFEHKFTHNVNKTYTELLDGYKNNFRFRYQFGLDFKVWEKEQQHLNITIADEVLISAGKAVGANIFDQNRLSTAMKYTLNKHFAVELMHIFWMQNTSSSLLLSRQVIRANFITSFDIKKKEKE from the coding sequence ATGCTTCCAATAAGTGTATTAGCACAAAAAGAAAAAGAACACCAATCGGTACTATTTTTTAGATGGACAAACAGCATATCATTGCCACAAAAATTAGAATTAAACTCAGAAATAGATACTCGTTTTTTTGTGTCGCCAATAGTGCATCATCAACAAACACAAGTACTTAGATTATTACTAAACAGAAAACTAAATAATAATTGGAAAGTCGGAATTGCATTTGCTCACTTCTTAAATAGTGCTTCAACACCAGCAGAAAGTAAAACTCAATTGGTGCCAGAGTTTCGTTGGCAGTTAGAAATCGCAAACAAACAAACAATAAAAGATTGGTTGAGTTTAGCACATAGATATAGATTTGAACATAAGTTTACACATAATGTAAATAAAACATATACAGAATTATTGGATGGATATAAGAATAATTTTAGATTTCGTTATCAATTTGGATTAGATTTTAAAGTTTGGGAAAAAGAACAACAGCATTTAAACATTACCATTGCCGATGAAGTTTTAATCAGTGCAGGAAAAGCAGTTGGTGCTAATATTTTTGACCAAAACAGATTGTCAACAGCTATGAAATATACACTCAACAAACATTTTGCAGTTGAGTTAATGCATATCTTTTGGATGCAAAATACTTCTAGTAGTTTGCTTTTAAGTAGACAAGTAATAAGAGCTAATTTTATTACTTCGTTTGATATAAAAAAGAAAGAAAAAGAATAG
- a CDS encoding sterol desaturase family protein, translated as MFELFNPLDFNDPALYAIPGFVLLILIELYFYILKKVKPNKAYFKDGFASIGLGLGSVFLDIPVKAISVGYLLFFYNHFRIFDTLGPTNTVDFIDFYFHWNQWWIWALCLILQDFAFYWHHRLSHEIRILWAAHVNHHSSMNYNLATALRQSWLELLYKDMWYIPLAILGFHPLLILTLHQINLIYQFWPHTEMIKKLPKWYEYIFNTPSHHRVHHSSNIKYLDKNYGGILIIWDRLFGSFEAEDPNEKCIYGITTNIHTNNLLKITFHEVQNIIHDVKNAPTLKDKINYLIQSPGWSHNGTDQRAKTLQKQLRDDL; from the coding sequence ATGTTCGAGCTTTTTAATCCATTAGATTTTAATGATCCTGCACTCTACGCAATTCCAGGATTTGTTTTACTGATTCTAATTGAATTGTATTTTTACATTCTTAAAAAAGTAAAACCTAATAAAGCTTATTTTAAAGATGGTTTTGCAAGTATTGGGTTAGGACTTGGTTCTGTGTTTTTAGACATTCCAGTTAAAGCCATCAGCGTTGGTTATTTATTGTTCTTTTATAATCATTTTAGAATTTTTGATACACTTGGACCAACAAACACAGTAGATTTTATTGATTTTTATTTTCATTGGAATCAATGGTGGATTTGGGCTTTGTGTTTAATCTTACAAGACTTTGCATTTTATTGGCATCATCGATTAAGTCATGAAATTAGAATTTTGTGGGCAGCACATGTTAATCATCATTCTTCTATGAACTATAATTTAGCAACAGCACTAAGACAAAGTTGGTTAGAATTATTATATAAAGATATGTGGTATATTCCTTTAGCCATTCTTGGTTTTCATCCTTTGTTGATTTTAACACTACACCAAATCAATTTAATTTATCAATTTTGGCCACATACCGAAATGATTAAAAAACTACCTAAATGGTACGAATATATTTTTAATACACCATCACATCATAGAGTACACCATTCATCAAACATAAAATATTTAGACAAAAATTATGGTGGTATTTTAATTATTTGGGATAGACTTTTTGGTTCTTTTGAAGCAGAAGATCCAAACGAAAAATGTATTTATGGCATTACAACAAATATACATACTAATAATCTATTAAAAATTACTTTTCATGAAGTGCAAAATATTATTCATGATGTAAAAAATGCACCAACCTTAAAAGATAAAATTAATTATCTCATACAATCACCAGGTTGGTCGCACAACGGTACAGATCAAAGAGCTAAGACTTTACAAAAACAACTTCGTGATGATTTATAA
- a CDS encoding DUF3060 domain-containing protein has protein sequence MKPIKVIVLALVVFVGIKLYADEPTIQDLKMLFYDGQEDTIQVDNQDIVLTSKNSTLYFVGHMNKITIKGNMNDIYIDGANEIEIVGNNNFIEWKSSTNANGKPIVKDKGGYNNVGRFSTDAMNKSDNE, from the coding sequence ATGAAACCAATAAAAGTTATTGTACTAGCACTTGTTGTATTCGTAGGAATAAAGCTATACGCAGATGAACCAACAATACAAGATTTAAAAATGTTGTTTTATGATGGACAAGAAGACACTATTCAAGTCGATAATCAAGATATTGTATTGACCAGTAAAAATAGCACACTTTACTTTGTTGGACATATGAATAAAATTACTATAAAAGGCAATATGAATGATATTTATATTGATGGTGCGAATGAAATTGAAATTGTAGGCAATAATAATTTTATAGAATGGAAATCATCTACAAATGCTAATGGAAAACCTATTGTAAAAGACAAAGGTGGTTATAACAATGTAGGCAGATTTTCTACTGATGCCATGAACAAATCAGATAATGAATAA
- a CDS encoding penicillin acylase family protein gives MSLLDEIAGAVGKPFTKHIASRARLPKLDGNIYIDNIGENIDIIRDEWGIPHVYANTISDAIFAQGFVHAQDRLWQMELNRKAARGKLSEFLGKDALDSDRVARTLGYERIAKQDWDLLSEEVQNLIKRYCDGINAFIHHKESKLPVEFAILKHQPEDWHPIDVASFGRMLISLMTFGWYDEIMRAKLIAKIGVEAAEEIDNPYPKYNPVTLPNDIEINAFTVDGKFRALDGAFFPRINGSNAWSVHGSLTKTGKPFLCNDPHLTLKNPNIWYQMHIVSESEDFNVTGVSVPALPSILIGHNQHIAWGITLSYTDLEDIYIEKFTDDSLLHYEYDGAIKDTIIYEEKIQIKDQKIPHVEKVYATDRGVIVSDITNHNHQQLSLCSMAFRPGLSFQGWFDLDRAKNWDDFKTAVKCITAPGLNIVYADKEENIGYYNSGKVPIRDKQFAAVPQDGSLKENQWKEFVPFEKMPHALNPSKGYIITANNKIQSNEYEYFLGDIYMNGYRANRLTKMMDSKNKVGIADFTEMQMDWFCTPTVQYKSYFKDIIMPNAELQQLLDKLLAWNGVLDPNEIEGSLYKVSKQMIVKRMYRNMIQDKELIREYLGHGFHAIYAPINAFIGHNTTALFRVLDNPNSVWLAASGGKEKLLIDGFKDAVDWLKINYGTDLKKWNWGRLHAIVFPHAFTVVPALKKIFDVGPYEIGGDTDTPFQTFTINDEGFGGELGSASYRQIIDFSDFDNSKIIMPLGNSGNMASPYYKNQLRKWFKGEFIPMCFTRNKVEQHKQHELILKKA, from the coding sequence ATGTCATTATTAGACGAAATTGCTGGTGCTGTTGGAAAACCTTTTACCAAACATATTGCAAGTAGAGCCAGATTACCAAAATTAGATGGTAACATATATATTGATAATATAGGCGAAAATATTGATATTATAAGAGATGAGTGGGGAATTCCTCATGTGTACGCCAATACCATTTCCGATGCTATTTTTGCTCAAGGTTTTGTGCATGCACAAGATAGGTTGTGGCAAATGGAACTCAACAGAAAAGCAGCTCGTGGTAAGCTAAGCGAGTTCCTTGGTAAAGATGCCTTAGATTCTGATAGAGTAGCAAGGACTTTAGGTTATGAAAGAATTGCTAAACAAGATTGGGATTTATTATCGGAAGAAGTACAAAATCTCATTAAACGATATTGTGATGGTATCAACGCATTTATTCACCATAAAGAATCTAAATTACCAGTTGAGTTTGCTATTCTAAAACATCAACCAGAAGATTGGCATCCAATAGATGTAGCTTCTTTTGGAAGAATGCTCATTTCTTTAATGACTTTTGGTTGGTATGACGAAATTATGCGTGCTAAACTTATTGCTAAGATTGGAGTAGAAGCTGCTGAAGAAATCGACAATCCATATCCAAAATACAATCCAGTTACTTTACCAAATGATATTGAAATCAATGCCTTTACTGTCGATGGAAAATTTCGTGCTTTAGATGGAGCGTTTTTTCCACGAATAAATGGCAGCAATGCATGGTCTGTTCATGGTAGTTTAACTAAAACTGGAAAACCTTTCTTGTGTAATGATCCACATCTAACATTAAAAAATCCAAATATTTGGTACCAAATGCATATTGTTTCAGAAAGTGAAGATTTTAATGTAACTGGTGTTTCTGTTCCAGCTTTACCTTCTATTCTAATTGGTCACAATCAACATATTGCTTGGGGAATTACTTTGTCATATACAGATTTAGAAGATATATATATTGAAAAATTCACTGATGATTCATTGCTACATTACGAATATGATGGAGCAATAAAAGATACTATCATATATGAAGAAAAAATACAAATAAAAGATCAGAAAATTCCACATGTAGAAAAAGTATATGCTACAGATAGAGGTGTTATTGTGTCAGATATTACCAATCACAATCATCAACAACTGAGTTTATGTTCTATGGCCTTTCGTCCAGGTTTGTCATTTCAAGGTTGGTTCGATTTAGACAGAGCTAAAAATTGGGACGACTTTAAAACTGCTGTAAAATGTATAACAGCACCAGGTTTAAATATTGTATATGCCGACAAAGAAGAAAATATTGGCTACTATAACTCTGGTAAAGTGCCCATTAGAGATAAACAATTTGCAGCTGTTCCACAAGATGGTTCGCTAAAAGAAAATCAGTGGAAAGAATTTGTACCGTTTGAAAAAATGCCACATGCTTTAAATCCATCAAAAGGATATATTATTACAGCCAATAATAAAATACAAAGCAACGAATATGAATATTTCTTAGGCGATATTTATATGAATGGTTATAGAGCCAATCGTTTAACCAAAATGATGGACAGCAAAAATAAAGTGGGTATTGCAGATTTTACAGAAATGCAAATGGACTGGTTTTGTACGCCAACAGTTCAATATAAATCGTACTTTAAAGATATTATCATGCCAAATGCAGAGTTACAGCAATTGTTAGATAAACTTTTGGCTTGGAATGGCGTTTTAGACCCAAACGAAATAGAAGGTTCTTTATACAAAGTAAGTAAACAAATGATTGTAAAACGAATGTATAGAAATATGATTCAAGATAAAGAACTCATTAGAGAATATCTAGGTCATGGTTTTCATGCAATCTATGCACCAATCAATGCATTTATTGGACATAATACCACTGCCTTATTTAGAGTGTTAGACAATCCAAATTCGGTGTGGTTGGCTGCAAGTGGTGGTAAAGAAAAATTACTAATCGATGGTTTTAAAGATGCTGTTGATTGGTTGAAAATTAATTATGGAACAGATTTGAAAAAATGGAATTGGGGAAGATTACACGCTATCGTTTTTCCTCATGCATTTACTGTAGTGCCAGCACTCAAAAAAATATTCGATGTTGGTCCTTACGAAATTGGTGGCGACACCGACACCCCTTTTCAAACTTTTACTATAAATGATGAAGGATTTGGTGGTGAATTAGGTTCTGCTTCTTATCGTCAAATTATAGATTTCAGCGATTTTGATAATTCTAAAATTATTATGCCATTAGGAAACAGTGGCAATATGGCTAGTCCGTACTACAAAAACCAATTGAGGAAATGGTTTAAAGGCGAGTTTATACCAATGTGTTTTACTAGAAATAAAGTAGAGCAACACAAACAACACGAATTGATTTTGAAGAAAGCATAA
- a CDS encoding acetoacetate--CoA ligase, which translates to MSNSKLWQPNPLFIGKTNLYNYIQYINNKYKLQYNNYFDVHQWSVDNLELFWKSIADYFNIEFHQNYTSVLEQQNNDVFGASWFNGATLSYAEHIFRNYTDDVPAIIYQCENQKTITLSWSELKTQVIKVQAYLLENGIGVGDRVVGFLPYNIESIVAFLAVNSIGAIWSCCSPDFGTESVLNRFEQIAPKIFIAAQYYTYNDKVYDKIAEIEQIKSQLPSLVNTLIIGNAIVPNTTTWKSVIEKDVVTELKFTAVDFNHPIWILYSSGTTGKPKAITHSTGGNLLEHYKALALHQNVKKGDRFLWYSTTGWMMWNYALSSLLCGATLCIYDGSPAYPDLYNLWKFVANQKINHFGVGAAFHINSMKNNLDLSTYDFSALITIGSTGSPLPNEGFRWIYDAVKNDIVLVSISGGTDVCSAFVGGCPMLPVYEGEIQCKMLGAAIEAWNEDGKSVVDELGELMITQPMPSMPLYFWNDNNNEKYLSSYYENGKQVWQHGDWIKITKHNGIIIFGRSDATLNRDGVRIGTAEIYSAVESIDAIKDCLVICNEQADGSYFMPLFVVMNNDAALSEEIKLEIKQTLKNKYSPRHIPDAIFQVSDVPYTISGKKMEIAIKKIFNGTEKSKAASLDTMRNPLSLNDFVDWYNNQNT; encoded by the coding sequence ATGAGCAACTCAAAATTATGGCAACCCAATCCATTATTTATAGGAAAAACAAATTTATATAATTATATACAATATATTAATAATAAATATAAATTACAATATAATAATTATTTTGATGTTCACCAATGGTCAGTAGATAATTTAGAATTGTTTTGGAAAAGCATTGCCGATTATTTTAATATTGAGTTTCATCAAAACTATACAAGTGTACTAGAACAACAGAACAATGATGTATTTGGTGCTTCGTGGTTTAATGGTGCTACACTAAGTTATGCAGAACATATTTTTAGAAACTATACTGATGATGTTCCTGCTATAATCTATCAATGTGAAAATCAAAAAACAATAACACTTTCTTGGAGCGAATTAAAAACTCAGGTGATTAAAGTTCAAGCTTATTTGTTAGAAAATGGCATTGGTGTAGGAGATAGGGTAGTTGGTTTTCTTCCTTATAATATTGAGAGTATTGTAGCATTTTTGGCAGTTAATAGTATAGGTGCAATTTGGTCATGTTGTTCTCCAGATTTTGGAACAGAAAGCGTACTGAATAGATTTGAACAAATAGCACCTAAAATTTTTATTGCAGCACAATATTATACTTATAATGATAAAGTATATGATAAAATAGCAGAGATAGAACAAATAAAATCACAATTACCATCACTCGTCAATACTTTAATTATTGGCAATGCTATCGTACCAAACACTACAACTTGGAAAAGTGTTATAGAAAAAGATGTTGTTACAGAATTAAAATTTACAGCAGTCGATTTTAATCATCCAATATGGATTTTATACTCTTCTGGTACTACAGGAAAACCAAAAGCCATTACACATAGTACTGGTGGTAATTTATTAGAACACTACAAAGCATTGGCATTGCATCAAAATGTAAAAAAAGGCGACCGATTTTTATGGTACTCTACTACAGGTTGGATGATGTGGAATTATGCATTGTCTTCTTTATTATGTGGTGCTACACTATGTATTTATGATGGTTCGCCAGCATATCCAGATTTATATAATTTATGGAAATTCGTAGCTAACCAAAAAATAAATCATTTTGGCGTTGGTGCTGCATTTCACATCAACAGTATGAAAAACAATTTAGATTTATCTACCTATGATTTTTCTGCATTAATTACCATTGGTTCTACAGGTTCACCTTTACCAAACGAAGGTTTTCGTTGGATTTATGACGCAGTAAAAAACGATATTGTATTGGTTTCTATTAGTGGAGGAACAGATGTATGCAGTGCATTTGTTGGTGGTTGTCCGATGTTGCCAGTGTACGAAGGTGAAATTCAATGTAAAATGTTAGGTGCTGCTATCGAAGCATGGAACGAAGACGGAAAATCTGTAGTAGACGAATTAGGCGAACTAATGATTACACAACCAATGCCATCTATGCCTTTATATTTTTGGAATGATAATAATAATGAAAAATATTTGTCTTCTTACTATGAAAACGGAAAACAAGTTTGGCAACATGGCGATTGGATTAAAATTACCAAACACAATGGAATTATTATTTTCGGTAGAAGTGATGCTACACTAAACAGAGATGGTGTACGCATTGGCACAGCAGAAATTTATAGTGCTGTAGAAAGCATCGATGCAATAAAAGACTGTTTAGTTATTTGTAATGAACAAGCAGATGGAAGTTATTTTATGCCATTATTTGTAGTGATGAATAATGATGCAGCTTTGTCAGAGGAAATTAAGCTCGAAATCAAACAGACACTTAAAAACAAGTATTCACCAAGACATATTCCAGATGCAATTTTTCAAGTATCTGATGTACCTTATACCATTTCAGGAAAGAAAATGGAAATTGCCATCAAAAAAATATTTAATGGAACTGAAAAATCAAAAGCAGCTTCCTTAGATACTATGCGTAATCCATTATCACTAAATGATTTTGTAGATTGGTATAACAATCAAAACACATAA
- a CDS encoding FKBP-type peptidyl-prolyl cis-trans isomerase, giving the protein MKKITILFIAAVIAIAFTACKSGGSNELKSYKLKTTDDSVAYAIGAQIAMQMQLNSLKQTDSNINFMALAKAMYEMYQDGKLSVDEKEIEGVLMRKFNPEVYQQGLDNEKKGKAFLEKNAKKAGVKTTASGLQYEVITEGTGPKPTATDNVKVHYTGTLLDGTVFDSSVERGEPVEFPLGQVIKGWTEGLQLMPVGSKYKFYVPADLAYGASGQPQGGIGPNEPLIFEVELLSIEKAKEPQFSQEDLQKMIEQQAAAGK; this is encoded by the coding sequence ATGAAAAAAATTACAATTTTATTTATTGCAGCAGTTATTGCTATTGCTTTTACTGCATGTAAATCTGGTGGCTCTAATGAGTTAAAGAGTTACAAATTAAAAACAACAGACGATTCTGTAGCGTATGCAATTGGTGCTCAAATTGCTATGCAAATGCAACTTAATTCGTTAAAACAAACCGATTCTAACATCAATTTTATGGCATTGGCAAAAGCAATGTATGAAATGTACCAAGATGGAAAATTGAGTGTAGATGAGAAAGAAATTGAAGGTGTTTTAATGCGTAAGTTTAATCCAGAAGTATACCAACAAGGATTGGATAATGAGAAAAAAGGAAAAGCATTCTTAGAGAAAAACGCAAAGAAAGCTGGTGTAAAAACTACTGCTAGTGGTTTACAGTACGAAGTAATTACAGAAGGTACAGGACCAAAACCTACTGCTACAGATAATGTAAAAGTACATTATACTGGAACTTTATTAGATGGAACTGTTTTTGATAGTTCTGTAGAAAGAGGTGAACCAGTTGAGTTTCCTTTAGGTCAAGTTATCAAAGGTTGGACAGAAGGTTTACAGTTAATGCCTGTTGGTTCTAAATATAAATTTTATGTTCCTGCAGATTTAGCTTATGGTGCTAGTGGACAACCACAAGGTGGCATTGGACCAAACGAACCTTTAATTTTTGAAGTAGAATTATTGTCTATTGAAAAAGCTAAAGAACCTCAATTCAGTCAAGAAGACTTGCAAAAAATGATTGAGCAACAAGCAGCAGCTGGAAAATAA
- a CDS encoding FKBP-type peptidyl-prolyl cis-trans isomerase, whose product MKRTLLFFTIIALAVASFAEQKENKKQVQPSKPQLNTLADTIGYLLGLQIGKDLSNNTVDKPSADGIALGMKHAYGKAQPLIKEDTAQVILQNYFTAQQALKAAEKNKEVAAYFADNLKKPGVKSTASGIQYEVLKQGTGAKPKATDVVEVHYVGTLLDGTEFDSSIKRGQTAKFPLNQVIKGWTEGVQLMNVGSKYKFLLPSNLAYGEYGSPPVIGPNEPLIFEVELISIEPSNEPAQVPSFQIEDEHDHSDPNHQH is encoded by the coding sequence ATGAAAAGAACATTACTATTTTTTACCATAATTGCTTTAGCTGTTGCATCATTTGCAGAGCAAAAAGAAAATAAAAAACAAGTACAACCTAGCAAACCACAACTAAATACATTAGCAGATACTATCGGCTATTTATTAGGTCTGCAAATAGGAAAAGACTTGTCTAATAATACAGTCGATAAACCAAGTGCCGACGGAATTGCACTAGGAATGAAACATGCTTATGGTAAAGCACAACCATTAATAAAAGAAGATACAGCACAAGTAATTTTGCAAAATTATTTTACAGCTCAACAAGCACTTAAAGCAGCTGAAAAAAATAAAGAAGTAGCTGCTTATTTTGCAGATAATTTAAAAAAACCAGGCGTAAAATCTACAGCGTCTGGAATACAATACGAAGTTTTAAAACAAGGTACTGGTGCTAAACCAAAAGCTACAGATGTAGTAGAAGTACATTATGTAGGCACTTTATTAGATGGAACTGAATTTGATAGTTCTATTAAAAGAGGTCAAACGGCTAAGTTTCCTTTAAATCAAGTAATTAAAGGTTGGACAGAAGGCGTTCAATTAATGAATGTTGGTTCTAAATATAAATTTTTATTGCCAAGTAATTTAGCTTATGGTGAGTATGGAAGTCCACCAGTAATTGGACCAAATGAGCCATTAATTTTTGAGGTTGAGTTAATTAGTATTGAGCCAAGTAATGAACCAGCTCAAGTTCCAAGTTTTCAAATAGAAGACGAACATGATCATTCAGATCCAAATCACCAACATTAA
- a CDS encoding serine hydrolase, translating into MKKISVLKIITLLIVLITSILVFKFNKTLRVPSIFDGNFYNTIDIPTATKPYHLKEANIALPDLSLWCDSINYHKYLYTDIFLQNSHTTSFLVLRNDSLIFKRYLNGVKEGDNTQIFSSTKVFITASLGIAIEQGLIKSINEPVSYFFPNKNPMFDSLTLYDLCQMKSGINYDEYGNLYQTLKFYYLQNVTQAINNAKFKYRPGEKFVYKSIDTQILGECIRKSTPNKKYVDFFYDNIWNKIGAQDSAYFAVDSKINKIPKYYGGLNISARDLAKFGLMVLHNGKFNRQQIVPKSWLNYCNDTTKRSIEPEKYCMGWYYSEDDIDNDIFYSAGFNGQIMLINRTNNTIIIRLGTDTGGVYWYPIMKKLSMIL; encoded by the coding sequence ATGAAAAAAATAAGTGTTTTAAAAATAATTACATTATTAATAGTATTAATTACAAGTATACTGGTTTTTAAGTTTAACAAAACACTTCGCGTTCCAAGTATTTTCGATGGTAATTTTTATAATACAATCGATATTCCTACAGCAACAAAACCATATCACTTAAAAGAAGCAAATATTGCCTTGCCAGATTTATCTTTATGGTGCGATAGCATAAATTATCACAAATATTTATATACTGATATTTTCTTACAAAACTCGCACACAACTTCTTTTTTGGTGCTACGAAATGATTCTCTAATTTTTAAACGATATTTAAACGGAGTTAAAGAAGGCGATAATACGCAAATATTCTCGTCAACTAAAGTTTTTATTACAGCATCGTTAGGTATTGCTATTGAACAAGGTTTAATTAAAAGCATTAACGAACCAGTGTCTTATTTCTTTCCAAACAAAAATCCAATGTTTGATAGTTTAACACTATACGATTTATGTCAAATGAAATCTGGAATTAACTACGATGAGTACGGAAATCTATACCAAACACTAAAATTCTATTATCTGCAAAATGTTACACAAGCCATTAACAATGCAAAATTCAAATATCGTCCAGGCGAAAAATTCGTTTATAAATCTATCGATACACAAATATTAGGAGAGTGCATTAGAAAATCAACACCTAATAAAAAGTATGTCGATTTTTTCTACGATAATATTTGGAATAAAATCGGAGCTCAAGATTCTGCGTATTTTGCAGTAGACAGTAAAATCAATAAAATTCCTAAGTATTATGGTGGATTAAATATTTCTGCACGAGATTTAGCTAAATTTGGATTGATGGTCTTGCATAATGGCAAATTTAATCGTCAGCAGATAGTACCAAAATCTTGGCTTAATTATTGCAACGATACTACCAAACGAAGTATTGAACCAGAAAAATATTGTATGGGTTGGTATTATAGCGAAGATGATATAGATAACGATATTTTTTATTCTGCTGGATTTAATGGACAAATTATGCTCATCAACAGAACCAATAATACTATCATCATTCGTTTAGGCACAGATACAGGCGGTGTTTATTGGTATCCAATAATGAAAAAACTGTCTATGATATTATAA